A single genomic interval of Arthrobacter methylotrophus harbors:
- a CDS encoding ABC transporter ATP-binding protein, protein MNDAVIQLESVSKIYGKGEAEVRALDSVSISIARGDFVAIIGASGSGKSTMMNIIGCLDGATEGTYHLDGIDTGTLDEFQLAQIRNRKIGFVFQNFNLIPRTRAVDNVSMPLAYAKVHRKERRERALEVLDSVGLAERADHKPSQLSGGQQQRVAIARALVTNPVLLLADEPTGALDSKSSHEILDLFESLHANGRTIVMITHEADVAERANRVVRFQDGHIIEDHRIRGVHAHPVATAVPA, encoded by the coding sequence GTGAACGACGCTGTCATCCAACTGGAGTCCGTGAGCAAGATCTACGGCAAAGGCGAGGCCGAGGTACGGGCACTGGATTCCGTCAGTATCTCCATTGCTCGCGGCGACTTCGTGGCCATCATCGGTGCCTCGGGCTCCGGAAAGTCCACCATGATGAACATCATCGGTTGCCTCGACGGCGCCACCGAGGGCACCTACCATCTGGACGGCATCGATACCGGGACCTTGGACGAATTCCAACTCGCGCAGATCCGCAACCGGAAAATCGGCTTCGTCTTCCAGAACTTCAACCTGATTCCACGCACCCGGGCAGTGGACAACGTCTCCATGCCCCTTGCATACGCGAAAGTGCACCGCAAGGAACGGCGTGAGCGGGCCTTGGAAGTCCTCGATTCAGTGGGTTTGGCCGAACGGGCCGACCACAAGCCTTCACAGCTTTCCGGTGGCCAGCAGCAGCGAGTTGCCATCGCCCGTGCTCTGGTAACCAACCCGGTGCTGCTCCTGGCTGACGAACCAACCGGAGCCCTGGATTCCAAGTCCTCCCACGAAATCCTGGACCTCTTCGAGTCGCTGCACGCCAACGGACGCACCATCGTGATGATCACCCACGAAGCGGACGTCGCAGAGCGGGCCAACCGCGTAGTGCGGTTCCAGGACGGACACATCATTGAGGACCACAGGATCCGGGGCGTTCACGCGCATCCGGTTGCGACGGCGGTACCAGCATGA
- a CDS encoding phosphatase PAP2 family protein, with product MARILLPRRLAPGRTTVIAATLLAIAVILGVLLAGNRTPPFQALDDAWNGFAVTLHTLRSVAFSAVAGLTVMLLTHLLKWIIERPRPANANVATDTYSYPSGHVSATAAFVLVVALLIGRAWAWLLAIGSMLAMMVSRTYLAAHWATDVVGGACLASGVVLLLWLGFQNICIQENTDAHRAVSWKLSVASRKRHAGQRV from the coding sequence ATGGCAAGGATCCTTCTTCCCCGCAGGCTTGCCCCGGGCCGCACAACGGTCATCGCGGCCACTTTGCTCGCGATCGCGGTGATTCTTGGCGTGCTGCTGGCAGGAAACAGGACCCCGCCTTTCCAAGCCCTGGACGATGCATGGAACGGTTTTGCGGTGACCCTGCACACCCTCCGTTCGGTGGCGTTCTCTGCTGTGGCCGGACTGACCGTGATGCTGCTGACGCATCTGCTCAAGTGGATCATCGAGAGGCCGCGTCCCGCCAACGCGAATGTGGCCACGGATACTTATTCATACCCCTCAGGGCATGTATCTGCTACCGCAGCATTTGTGCTGGTCGTCGCCCTCCTTATCGGACGCGCCTGGGCTTGGCTTCTTGCTATCGGAAGTATGCTGGCGATGATGGTAAGCCGGACGTATCTGGCAGCCCATTGGGCCACGGATGTGGTGGGTGGCGCGTGCCTGGCGTCCGGCGTCGTACTCCTGCTTTGGCTGGGATTCCAGAACATATGCATCCAAGAGAATACTGATGCGCACCGCGCTGTTTCTTGGAAGTTGAGCGTCGCAAGTCGCAAGCGACATGCAGGGCAACGCGTATAG
- a CDS encoding ABC transporter permease, which translates to MMIAESVRFALTGVMANKMRSILTTLGILIGIASVIILLAVGAGTSNAIKAQIGKLGTNVLTVSRQTTAGGRAAGGGQTVTGPRSRGTNLTLQDMAALTDPVMAPDVAATAPVVTAQNVTGTYQDATHAVATFVGTTPSYFAISNDTLAAGSYFSDGDATSGTAVAVIGNTVAQDLVGSSVTSAVGQTIALNGQNFVVSGVLAQKGSSGLNDPDDIVVIPYSAAQDKFTGYSPSLASITVQAKSADVMNQAQNEVQMILDARHNVTSANRDYQVRNQAQILTTATTTTATLTILLGAVAGISLLVGGIGVMNIMLVTVTERTREIGIRKAIGASRGSIVSQFLIESLIISLIGGVLGIAAGYIGSAFPLLGTQPEVQWWTVWLSFLVSAAIGLVFGIYPANKAAKLRPIDALRYE; encoded by the coding sequence ATGATGATCGCCGAATCCGTACGCTTTGCCCTGACCGGGGTCATGGCGAACAAGATGCGCTCAATACTCACTACGCTGGGCATCCTGATCGGCATCGCATCCGTCATCATCCTCCTGGCCGTGGGTGCCGGAACCTCCAACGCCATCAAGGCCCAAATCGGGAAACTCGGAACCAACGTGCTCACCGTCAGCCGCCAGACGACGGCGGGTGGACGCGCTGCAGGTGGCGGGCAAACTGTCACCGGACCACGGTCCCGCGGCACCAACCTGACACTCCAGGACATGGCCGCACTGACTGACCCCGTTATGGCCCCCGATGTCGCCGCGACGGCGCCGGTAGTCACTGCCCAGAACGTCACGGGTACTTACCAGGACGCAACCCACGCGGTCGCAACATTCGTGGGGACCACGCCGTCGTACTTTGCCATCTCGAACGACACCTTGGCGGCGGGCTCATACTTCAGCGACGGCGACGCTACCAGCGGCACCGCGGTTGCCGTGATCGGCAATACCGTGGCGCAGGATCTTGTCGGCAGCTCAGTGACCTCGGCAGTGGGACAGACAATTGCCCTCAACGGCCAGAACTTCGTGGTTTCCGGCGTCCTGGCCCAGAAGGGCTCCTCGGGCCTCAACGATCCGGATGACATTGTTGTGATCCCCTACAGCGCCGCACAGGACAAGTTCACCGGGTACTCGCCTTCCCTCGCGTCCATCACCGTCCAGGCCAAGTCAGCGGACGTGATGAACCAGGCACAGAACGAGGTCCAAATGATCCTCGATGCCAGGCACAACGTCACCTCCGCCAACCGTGACTACCAGGTTCGGAACCAAGCACAGATCCTCACCACGGCCACCACGACGACGGCAACACTGACGATCCTCTTGGGCGCAGTGGCCGGTATTTCGCTCCTGGTGGGCGGAATCGGCGTCATGAACATCATGCTCGTCACGGTGACCGAGCGTACCCGCGAAATCGGCATCCGCAAGGCGATCGGAGCATCGCGGGGCAGCATCGTGAGCCAGTTCCTGATCGAATCGCTCATTATTTCGCTGATCGGCGGGGTGTTGGGCATCGCCGCGGGATACATCGGCAGCGCCTTCCCCTTGTTGGGAACCCAGCCCGAAGTCCAGTGGTGGACCGTGTGGCTGTCATTCCTGGTTTCGGCGGCGATCGGCCTGGTCTTCGGCATCTACCCGGCCAACAAGGCGGCGAAACTACGTCCGATCGACGCTCTGCGCTACGAATAG
- a CDS encoding ABC transporter permease — protein sequence MSTTTISKKHAIPSAGTGGVNFLRVLNSESIKFRTLMSTKLLLVLTFVAIVGVGVLSALVRWNYINQMVEVGRQGHKESAQQAVESFPPGAGFNLYNLPNAGLNIGILIMGSLAVLFIASEFATGMIRSTINAAPGRLSTFGAKAVVLIVVSYILSIVAGVVTFLLASPMFANFGLDLGWSTDGVLYSVFTGGLYVSGVAVIGLSLGTLLKNPAGGITVLVGIMFVLPFAGQFLAFAPGDFWKYVPQYLPSEAGGRFLSIGHVDGTLDPGAGGLVFLGYVILFMVPALIALKKRDV from the coding sequence ATGAGCACCACAACCATCAGCAAGAAACATGCGATCCCGTCAGCCGGGACCGGTGGCGTCAATTTCCTCCGGGTTCTGAACTCCGAATCCATCAAGTTCCGGACCCTCATGAGCACCAAGCTTCTGTTGGTCTTGACTTTCGTCGCTATTGTCGGCGTCGGCGTGCTGTCCGCCCTCGTCCGTTGGAACTACATCAACCAGATGGTCGAGGTTGGCCGGCAGGGCCATAAGGAATCGGCGCAGCAAGCCGTTGAGTCCTTCCCGCCAGGCGCGGGATTCAACCTCTACAACCTGCCGAACGCCGGACTGAACATCGGCATCCTCATCATGGGATCGCTGGCCGTGCTCTTCATTGCCTCTGAGTTCGCCACGGGCATGATCCGCTCAACCATCAACGCGGCGCCGGGCCGGCTCTCCACCTTCGGGGCCAAGGCCGTGGTCTTGATTGTCGTCTCCTACATACTTTCGATCGTGGCAGGCGTCGTAACCTTCCTGTTGGCGTCACCTATGTTCGCCAACTTCGGCCTTGACCTCGGCTGGAGCACTGACGGCGTCCTTTACAGCGTCTTCACCGGCGGCCTGTACGTCTCCGGGGTTGCGGTCATCGGGCTCTCGCTCGGGACATTGCTGAAGAACCCCGCCGGTGGCATTACCGTGCTTGTGGGCATCATGTTCGTCCTCCCGTTCGCCGGCCAGTTCCTGGCCTTCGCGCCGGGCGATTTTTGGAAGTACGTCCCGCAGTACCTGCCCAGTGAGGCTGGAGGCCGGTTCTTGTCGATCGGCCATGTGGACGGCACCCTGGATCCGGGGGCCGGCGGGCTCGTGTTCCTTGGTTACGTCATTTTGTTCATGGTTCCCGCCCTCATTGCGCTCAAGAAGCGCGACGTGTGA
- a CDS encoding efflux RND transporter periplasmic adaptor subunit, with translation MLSKPQLINSGIGVAVVGIAAGAFLVLNGLPQTASDTTARTVAVSAADLTAVSTASGNVSPASTTVINAQNCTGPIATVSAVTGQQVTAGQVLVTIDPTNAQNALAVAQAQLDSAAAQANQQQASASNQVASANQNLANAQQTANLDASQQASAVAAAQTAVNNDNATVASAQTAASAQPASQQAQTALNAAQAQLAKDNQALTQAVNQQASSALKDKEQLASAATALSSAQSGGATSNTTSAQIAVDTATKNLASCSLAAPVSGTVTAVNAVVGGNAGSSSGSSGSGSSASGSSGSGSSGSASTSAASTSSSGLITISDTAHLQVIANFAESDIAAMKTGDSATFSFPALKTDPSAAPVTGTITAIAQNATTTNNVVSYPVTISINNPPAALRLGQSATISVTTATAKNALTVPSLAITTTGTKQTVNVMKNGTATPVTVTTGITDNGRTQVLTGLSAGDQIELPAISSTLDTTGTTGRTGTGGLGGTGGFGGTGGTGGAGVTGGTGGTRGNGG, from the coding sequence ATGCTCTCAAAGCCTCAACTCATCAACAGCGGCATCGGGGTGGCCGTCGTCGGCATTGCCGCGGGTGCCTTCCTCGTGCTGAACGGCCTGCCGCAAACCGCCTCCGACACCACCGCCCGCACCGTCGCGGTCAGCGCGGCGGACCTTACCGCCGTGTCCACCGCGAGCGGCAACGTCTCCCCGGCAAGCACCACCGTCATCAACGCGCAGAACTGCACTGGTCCGATCGCCACGGTCTCCGCAGTGACGGGCCAACAAGTCACGGCAGGGCAGGTTCTGGTCACCATTGATCCAACGAACGCCCAGAACGCCCTCGCTGTTGCCCAGGCCCAATTGGATTCGGCAGCGGCCCAGGCGAACCAACAGCAGGCTTCCGCCAGCAACCAGGTAGCTTCGGCGAACCAGAATCTAGCCAACGCCCAGCAGACGGCGAACCTAGACGCCAGCCAGCAGGCAAGTGCCGTAGCCGCGGCGCAAACTGCCGTGAACAATGACAATGCCACCGTCGCGTCTGCGCAGACCGCTGCCAGCGCCCAGCCCGCCAGCCAACAGGCCCAGACTGCCCTCAACGCGGCCCAGGCCCAGCTGGCAAAGGACAACCAGGCGCTGACCCAGGCAGTCAACCAGCAGGCCAGCTCGGCCCTCAAGGACAAAGAGCAGCTCGCTTCGGCTGCGACGGCCCTCAGCTCCGCGCAAAGCGGCGGCGCCACATCCAACACCACGTCCGCCCAGATTGCCGTTGACACTGCAACCAAGAACCTGGCGTCATGCTCCCTCGCCGCCCCGGTTTCAGGCACGGTCACCGCCGTGAACGCCGTCGTTGGAGGCAACGCCGGCAGCAGCTCCGGCTCATCCGGCTCCGGGTCTTCCGCCTCCGGCTCCTCAGGTTCCGGATCTTCAGGCAGCGCCTCCACGAGCGCCGCCAGCACCTCGTCCTCCGGACTGATCACGATCAGCGACACCGCGCACCTGCAGGTCATCGCCAACTTCGCCGAATCGGACATCGCCGCCATGAAGACCGGCGACTCAGCCACCTTCAGCTTCCCGGCACTCAAGACAGACCCCTCCGCAGCCCCCGTCACCGGTACCATCACGGCGATCGCCCAGAATGCCACCACCACTAACAACGTGGTCAGCTACCCGGTGACTATCTCCATCAATAACCCCCCGGCTGCTCTCCGTCTCGGCCAGAGCGCAACCATCTCCGTGACGACGGCAACTGCCAAGAACGCCTTGACGGTGCCTTCGCTGGCCATCACCACCACCGGAACTAAGCAGACCGTCAACGTTATGAAGAACGGGACCGCCACTCCGGTGACCGTCACCACCGGGATCACGGACAATGGCCGCACCCAAGTGCTCACTGGACTCAGCGCGGGCGATCAGATCGAACTCCCGGCCATCTCCTCCACTTTGGACACCACCGGCACCACCGGACGGACCGGCACGGGAGGCCTCGGCGGGACGGGTGGATTTGGTGGCACAGGCGGAACCGGAGGCGCCGGAGTTACAGGCGGCACCGGCGGCACCCGCGGAAATGGTGGGTAA
- a CDS encoding bifunctional phosphatase PAP2/diacylglycerol kinase family protein: MRRILRRGQGRVIQLDRAVVRAVSRWPEGKHDDVLRNLSGAATKGKLWFAAAGVLAAFPGKPRNAAIHGLLALGLASAVTNLGFKALLPRTRPLPEHLPVFRFVNPQPASSSMPSGHSASAVAFTLGVALVYPPLGAALAPIAAGVAYSRIHTGAHWPSDVVLGSAIGAGAALLTRKWWPSRLPAPATDRSPADAPAVGEGEGLSIAVNALGGSYSPDTETELREIFPKAYIRLITEGHDIVEEIQAAAGRPGTQSLGVWGGDGTVGAAAAAAVEHSLPLLVLPGGTLNHFARDVDARSLEGALKAAKTGAAAWTDLGHVSAGRGIDGEDEISELMMLNTASIGLYPNLVRRRERLEPALGKPLAGLVAGLRTFGAATPTTLLINGVRHKLWILYVGRGRYYPRDLAPLTRPVLDDGVLDIRMVTADEPFARLRLLWAVLTGTVGTSKVTHLIEAGEISIEAFGEPLVLAVDGEPLPGVRTAKFTVKRRALRVYSPLS, from the coding sequence ATGCGAAGAATCCTGCGACGGGGTCAGGGTCGGGTGATACAACTCGACAGGGCAGTGGTGCGTGCTGTTTCGCGCTGGCCGGAAGGCAAGCACGACGACGTTCTGAGGAACCTCTCCGGGGCCGCGACCAAGGGCAAACTCTGGTTTGCCGCAGCCGGTGTCCTGGCGGCCTTCCCCGGAAAGCCCCGTAACGCAGCGATCCACGGACTCCTTGCTCTGGGGCTCGCGTCGGCCGTCACCAACCTTGGTTTCAAGGCGCTGCTGCCGCGGACCAGGCCTTTGCCTGAACACCTTCCGGTCTTCCGCTTTGTCAATCCCCAGCCCGCCAGTTCGTCCATGCCCTCCGGGCATTCGGCGTCGGCCGTCGCTTTCACCCTCGGTGTTGCATTGGTATATCCCCCGCTTGGGGCCGCGCTTGCCCCCATAGCGGCCGGTGTGGCGTATTCCCGCATCCACACAGGTGCCCACTGGCCCTCCGACGTGGTGCTCGGCTCAGCGATCGGCGCCGGGGCAGCTCTTTTGACGCGAAAATGGTGGCCGTCCCGGCTCCCGGCTCCGGCCACGGACCGTTCACCGGCCGACGCGCCTGCAGTCGGCGAAGGCGAAGGATTGAGTATTGCCGTTAACGCCCTCGGTGGTTCCTACTCGCCAGACACCGAGACGGAACTCCGGGAAATATTTCCCAAGGCGTATATTCGTTTGATTACCGAAGGCCACGACATAGTTGAGGAAATCCAGGCCGCAGCAGGGAGGCCTGGGACGCAGTCCTTGGGCGTGTGGGGCGGAGACGGAACCGTCGGCGCTGCCGCGGCGGCCGCCGTCGAGCATTCCCTGCCTTTGTTGGTGCTGCCGGGCGGCACTCTCAACCATTTCGCCCGTGACGTGGATGCCCGCTCTCTCGAAGGGGCGCTCAAAGCCGCCAAAACGGGAGCCGCAGCATGGACGGACCTGGGTCATGTGAGCGCGGGACGTGGCATTGACGGTGAGGATGAGATCTCTGAGCTCATGATGCTGAATACGGCCAGCATTGGCCTGTATCCCAACTTGGTGCGGCGACGCGAACGGCTGGAACCCGCACTGGGGAAACCCCTCGCGGGACTCGTCGCAGGCCTGCGCACCTTCGGCGCGGCAACCCCCACCACGCTGCTGATCAACGGGGTGCGCCACAAGCTGTGGATCCTCTATGTGGGCCGCGGCCGCTACTATCCGCGGGATTTGGCCCCTTTGACACGGCCCGTACTCGACGACGGTGTGCTGGATATCCGCATGGTCACAGCCGACGAGCCTTTTGCGCGGCTACGGCTCCTGTGGGCGGTCCTCACGGGAACCGTTGGTACATCCAAGGTGACCCACCTCATCGAGGCCGGGGAGATCAGCATCGAGGCGTTCGGAGAACCTCTGGTGCTAGCGGTCGACGGCGAGCCGTTGCCTGGCGTGCGCACCGCAAAGTTCACGGTGAAACGCCGGGCGCTGCGGGTGTATTCGCCGCTTTCCTAG
- a CDS encoding ABC transporter ATP-binding protein: protein MIEAKGLRKVYGTKTAVDGISFTVRPGKVTGFLGPNGAGKSTTMRMIMGLDRPTSGDVTVNGRHYSEHKAPLHQVGALLDAKAVHTSRSAYNHLRAMAATHGIPNSRVEEVIDMTGLTAVAKKKAGGFSLGMGQRLGIANALLGDPQTLILDEPVNGLDPEGVQWVRNLARYLASQGKTIFISSHLMSEMAQTADNLIVIGRGKIIADTTVDALIESQSRKRTLVRTSETTRLSELLARDGVRVEQNERETLEVYGVEPLRIAELALDNRVLVYELTPLTSSLEEAYFKLTKDEVEYHSHMTGGPAGPGAPLGVNPAGVGAGTAATMEGIQS, encoded by the coding sequence ATGATTGAAGCAAAAGGCTTGAGGAAGGTCTACGGCACAAAGACGGCCGTGGACGGAATCAGCTTCACCGTAAGGCCCGGGAAAGTCACGGGCTTCCTTGGACCGAACGGCGCCGGCAAGTCCACCACCATGCGCATGATCATGGGGCTCGACCGTCCGACGTCGGGCGACGTGACCGTCAACGGTCGACACTACTCGGAGCACAAGGCGCCGTTGCACCAAGTAGGCGCGTTGCTCGATGCCAAGGCCGTACACACGAGCCGCAGCGCATACAACCACCTGCGCGCCATGGCTGCGACACACGGGATTCCGAACTCGCGCGTTGAGGAAGTCATCGATATGACGGGCCTCACCGCAGTTGCCAAGAAAAAGGCCGGCGGGTTCTCCCTCGGCATGGGCCAACGGCTAGGCATTGCCAACGCGCTCCTGGGCGATCCTCAGACGCTCATCCTCGACGAACCGGTGAACGGACTTGATCCCGAGGGCGTCCAGTGGGTCAGGAACCTCGCACGCTACCTTGCGAGCCAGGGCAAAACGATCTTCATTTCCAGCCACCTCATGTCCGAGATGGCCCAGACCGCCGATAACCTGATTGTGATCGGGCGCGGCAAGATCATCGCCGACACTACGGTGGATGCGCTCATTGAGAGCCAGTCCCGCAAGCGCACCTTGGTTCGCACCTCGGAGACTACGCGCTTGTCCGAGTTGCTGGCCCGCGACGGCGTCCGGGTCGAGCAGAACGAGCGCGAGACCTTGGAAGTGTACGGGGTTGAGCCGCTTCGAATCGCCGAGCTTGCGCTTGACAACCGGGTGCTGGTCTACGAGCTCACCCCGCTCACGTCCTCGCTGGAAGAAGCCTACTTCAAGCTGACCAAGGACGAGGTGGAATACCACTCGCACATGACCGGTGGACCGGCAGGGCCAGGCGCGCCGCTGGGCGTAAACCCCGCCGGCGTTGGCGCCGGCACCGCTGCAACCATGGAAGGGATCCAGTCATGA